TCTTTTACTATCCCGAGGGGTGGTTTATCTTTGATATTCGTAACATCAGCGATTAATTCTTTGAGGAAAATATCCTCTCCTCGTCGATTTACTGACACTTTTTTAAAACCATATTCGGTTATTAAATGGACTAATCGGTCATCTGGCTCTGTAAAGTGAGTTAAATACATCTCGAAGATGTTGTTCTTGACAGAATAATCAATGGAGAGCTTGATGAATAATTCGCCAATCTTTTGTCCGACAGTTGTAACGATAAAAAGTGAGATTTTCAATCTCTTTTTTGTAGGTAGTGGAGGAGTTCCATCTATAGGCTCGTCTTCGATTTTATATATAAGCAGTGCGCCAATTCTATTGTCTTGTCTATAATGTACCCAACACCTACGACCCTCTCGCGATATCTTTTCAAACCATTTGGGGAATTCCTGGTAGTCCTTTTTCAATGTATCAAAGATCGGATCAGTCAAATCTAAATTATAGACATAATCTTCTTTCAAGGCTGGAGGAGATATAGGCTTGGACATTTTCACATCATTTTGAAATATTTGAAGTGCATCATCAATTAAGAGAATACGATCGCTAATTCCTATGTCTATTGCCTTTCTATGAATTCCCTTATCTTCTGTAATAAGGAAATCGACGGCGTTTTTATACACTGCAAATAGGATACTATTATCAATTCTATCATGATTACTGATTTGTTTCACTTTTTGAAGATAGATACTGTCAGTAATTGGGTCTGGTGGGGAATCCAATTGAGAGTATGAGCCTACTTTCGAAAGTATTATCGCTTTCCTTTTTTCATCGTTATCTTTGTGTAATTCATGGGCCGATAGGGGATGGATTAATATTTCCGTCCTTATCTTCCCCAATATCTGCAGTAGGGTTTGGAGATTTTTAGGGATGATCTTATCATCTTCTCGATAAATGAAAATGTTTGTATCTAATAAGATCCTCATATCCCTAGTCCCACCCCATTAAAATCCTTTCAATTTTTTGGCTCACCCATTTACAACCGAACCGAAATCCCATTCTCCTCCAAATACTGCTTGACTTCACCGATCGTATATTCTTTATAATGGAAAATGGAGGCTGCGAGCGCAGCAGACACATCAGTGCTTTCAAAAACCTCTTTCATGTGCTTGGGCTCCCCGCATCCACCCGATGCTATCACGGGAATGTTCACGCGGTCGCAAACTGCTTTGGTTAACTCTATGTCGAATCCGTCTTTTGTCCCGTCGCGGTCCATGCTCGTGAGCAGTATTTCACCTGCACCCCTTTCCTCTACCTCTTGCGCCCATTTCAGCGCATCAACGCCAGTGAACTTCTTGCCGCCGTAGAAGGAGCATTCAAACCAGCATTCTCCATCTTCAGTGTCAATGATTTCTCTCTCTTCATCTGCTGCTTCATCCGGAAGATAGCGCCTTTTAGCATCTATTGCCACAACGCAGGCCTGACTCCCGAACATTCCTGCAATCTCGTTTACCAGCCTTGGATTCTTGATTGCTGCTGTGTTCACCGAGATTTTATCCGCGCCCGCATTGAAAATTCGTTTTGCATCTTCCACGCTGCGAATCCCACCGCCCACTGTGAGCGGTATGAAAACATTACTCGCCGTTCTCTCGATCACATTCGCCATTGTCTCACGTCGTTCATTCGATGCCGTGATATCGAGGAAAACGAGCTCATCCGCCCCCTGCCCCCCATATTCCGCCGCTAGCTTCCATGGAATACCCGCATACGTAATCTGTTGAAACTCGATACCTTTAACCACTCTGCCCTCAGGAACGCCCAAGTCGCAGTCCAAGCATGGAATGATACGCTTTGTTAACATTTTATCTTCCTCCACAAATCTCTGCAAAGTTCTCTAAGATGTGCAAACCTCTTTTTGAAGATTTCTCAGGATGAAATTGTACGCCGTAGATGTTATTTTTTTGCACAATAGCTGCTAAATATGAGCCATATTCCACTGATGCTACAATATGCTCTTCCTCCTGAGGTACGCAATAATACGAATGCACGAAGTAAAAATAATCCCCCCCGATAACCCCGTCGAGCAGTTTGGACTGCTTTAGGATATGCAGATTGTTCCAGCCCATGTGTGGCACTCTCACAGTCTTTGGTAACCGAACCACTTTGCCGGGTATCAGCCCCAATCCCTTCTCTTCACCTTCTTCACTCTCGTCAAAAAATAATTGCATTCCTATACATATACCCAGAACAGGCACGCCAGATTCTACAATCTCAATTAATATAGGGGAAAACGGTTTGAAATTTCGTGCACAATCGTCAAATGCGCCAACACCAGGCACGATAATTCCATCTGCTCCTTCCAGCTTTCCTGTATTATCGGACGAAACGATCATAGGCTTATCGTACACGCGTTTCAACCCATTGTAAATGCTGAACAGATTCCCTATCCCATAATCAATTATTGCGATCATTTCTGTTTTCCTTATCTTTCTCCAAAACTGAATGATGTTTTCATTAAAGTAATTGGACTCTTTGCTATAACACAGTTTATTTTCGATCTATTAAAGCAAGCTATCACTCACTTCACCAATGATCCCTTCACCAATGATTCCTGAATCCATTTTAAGACTACTGGGAAAGTTAAGGAATCTAAATTTTAAGCCAAAACTCTTCGCAAATTTTTCGGATCGATTGGTCTGAATTGGTTAACATTTGTTGATTTTTGTCGCGAGTTCATCAAAGAACCACTTTTCCGTGTCCAACGGTCCTGGGCTCGCTTCCGGGTGGTATTGCACACATTTGACACCAAGATAGGGATTCTCGAACCCTTCTACCGTGTGATCGTTTGCATTTATCTGCGTTAGCTCTGCTTCCCCTTCCAACGAGTCTTTATCAACTGCAAACCCATGATTCTGGGAGGTTATGTACACCCGTCCGCTTTTGAGGTCTTTCACCGGCTGGTTAGCACCCCGATGCCCGAATTTCAGTTTGTATGTATCGCAGCCAAGGGCAAGTGCGATTATCTGCAACCCGAGACAAATACCGAAAATTGGAATTTCCCCCACCATTTCCTTGACTATTTTTATCGCATTGCTCCCCTGCTTGGGGTCACCGGGTCCATTGGATAGTAGCAACGCATCAGGCTCTACCGCTCTTATCTCTGATTCTGTTGCGTTAGATGGGAACACGAAGATGCTCCAATTTCGCTTTTCCAAGTTATTCAATATGTTTCTCTTAATACCCAGATCGAGTACTGCAATTCGTTTTGATCCCTCTTTCCCCTTGATATTGTAAGCTTGTTTACAAGTAAC
This sequence is a window from Methanocellales archaeon. Protein-coding genes within it:
- a CDS encoding PIN domain-containing protein; protein product: MRILLDTNIFIYREDDKIIPKNLQTLLQILGKIRTEILIHPLSAHELHKDNDEKRKAIILSKVGSYSQLDSPPDPITDSIYLQKVKQISNHDRIDNSILFAVYKNAVDFLITEDKGIHRKAIDIGISDRILLIDDALQIFQNDVKMSKPISPPALKEDYVYNLDLTDPIFDTLKKDYQEFPKWFEKISREGRRCWVHYRQDNRIGALLIYKIEDEPIDGTPPLPTKKRLKISLFIVTTVGQKIGELFIKLSIDYSVKNNIFEMYLTHFTEPDDRLVHLITEYGFKKVSVNRRGEDIFLKELIADVTNIKDKPPLGIVKEYYPSFYDGVNVKKFIIPIQPNYHTRLFTDYTGRQTKITEHSGEFIIEGNTIKKAYLTNSKITKTHKGDILLFYRSKDKSEITSLGVLESIHRRLTDPDKIIKIVGKRTVYSRIEIEELTKKPTTVLLFYHISHLPNPIPFHDLKEIGALFGPPQSICGIDEDKYHEIIRRSGIDERFTIH
- the hisF gene encoding imidazole glycerol phosphate synthase subunit HisF; translation: MLTKRIIPCLDCDLGVPEGRVVKGIEFQQITYAGIPWKLAAEYGGQGADELVFLDITASNERRETMANVIERTASNVFIPLTVGGGIRSVEDAKRIFNAGADKISVNTAAIKNPRLVNEIAGMFGSQACVVAIDAKRRYLPDEAADEEREIIDTEDGECWFECSFYGGKKFTGVDALKWAQEVEERGAGEILLTSMDRDGTKDGFDIELTKAVCDRVNIPVIASGGCGEPKHMKEVFESTDVSAALAASIFHYKEYTIGEVKQYLEENGISVRL
- the hisH gene encoding imidazole glycerol phosphate synthase subunit HisH gives rise to the protein MIAIIDYGIGNLFSIYNGLKRVYDKPMIVSSDNTGKLEGADGIIVPGVGAFDDCARNFKPFSPILIEIVESGVPVLGICIGMQLFFDESEEGEEKGLGLIPGKVVRLPKTVRVPHMGWNNLHILKQSKLLDGVIGGDYFYFVHSYYCVPQEEEHIVASVEYGSYLAAIVQKNNIYGVQFHPEKSSKRGLHILENFAEICGGR
- the carA gene encoding glutamine-hydrolyzing carbamoyl-phosphate synthase small subunit translates to MKSILALEDGSLAEGEGFGAEGTAIGELVFATPFTGYEEALTDPSYKGQILMFTYPLVGNYGVSGAKFQSNGIKAEGFVIREKCDLHSHYKSRQSLDAFLREEGVPGISEVDTRMLTRKIREYGTMKACLCNGDDVDGSRALELAKTQPDISELDLIGQVTCKQAYNIKGKEGSKRIAVLDLGIKRNILNNLEKRNWSIFVFPSNATESEIRAVEPDALLLSNGPGDPKQGSNAIKIVKEMVGEIPIFGICLGLQIIALALGCDTYKLKFGHRGANQPVKDLKSGRVYITSQNHGFAVDKDSLEGEAELTQINANDHTVEGFENPYLGVKCVQYHPEASPGPLDTEKWFFDELATKINKC